In Arvicola amphibius chromosome 1, mArvAmp1.2, whole genome shotgun sequence, one DNA window encodes the following:
- the Znf768 gene encoding zinc finger protein 768 has translation MEREASSWGLEPGDVHSPDETGSPEGSLKGNTNENEGAISQQEDRGGYEVEEIPFGLEPQSPEFEAQSPEFESQSPRFEPESPGFESRSPGFVPPSPEFAPRSPESDPQSPEFESQSPRYEPQSPGYDPKSPGYVPGSPRYEPKSPGYGSKSPEFESQSPGYESQSPGFAPQNSGDEARNPEFKTHSPEFETQSSKFQEGADMLLNPEEKNPLSISLGVHPLDSFTQGFGEQPAGALPLGAPFDMPAGALLATPQFEMLQNPLNLTGTLRGPGRRGGRARGGQGPRPNICGICGKSFGRGSTLIQHQRIHTGEKPYKCEVCSKAFSQSSDLIKHQRTHTGERPYKCPRCGKAFADSSYLLRHQRTHSGQKPYKCPHCGKAFGDSSYLLRHQRTHSHERPYSCPECGKCYSQNSSLRSHQRVHTGQRPFSCGICGKSFSQRSALIPHARSHAREKPFKCPECGKRFGQSSVLAIHARTHLPGRTYSCPDCGKTFNRSSTLIQHQRSHTGERPYRCAVCGKGFCRSSTLLQHHRVHSGERPYKCDDCGKAFSQSSDLIRHQRTHAAGRR, from the exons ATGGAGCGGGAGGCGTCGTCGTGGGGCCTCGAGCCTGGGGATGTACACAGTCCTGACGAAACGGGCAGCCCCGAAGGGTCTCTCAAAG GCAACACAAATGAAAACGAAGGGGCAATTTCTCAGCAAGAAGACCGTGGGGGCTATGAAGTTGAAGAAATACCTTTTGGGCTTGAACCCCAAAGCCCAGAGTTTGAGGCCCAGAGCCCAGAGTTTGAGTCCCAGAGCCCCAGGTTTGAGCCTGAAAGCCCAGGGTTTGAATCCCGAAGCCCTGGGTTTGTGCCCCCAAGTCCTGAGTTTGCACCCAGAAGTCCTGAATCAGATCCTCAGAGCCCCGAGTTTGAATCCCAGAGTCCTAGGTATGAGCCGCAAAGCCCTGGCTATGATCCCAAAAGTCCAGGCTATGTACCCGGGAGCCCTAGGTATGAACCCAAAAGCCCTGGATATGGTTCGAAGAGCCCTGAATTTGAATCTCAAAGCCCCGGGTATGAATCCCAGAGTCCCGGGTTTGCACCGCAGAACTCTGGAGATGAAGCTCGGAACCCTGAGTTCAAAACCCATAGCCCCGAATTTGAAACTCAAAGTTCCAAATTCCAGGAAGGTGCAGACATGCTTCTGAACCCAGAGGAAAAGAACCCATTGAGCATCTCCTTAGGAGTGCACCCCCTGGACTCCTTTACTCAGGGGTTTGGGGAGCAACCCGCAGGGGCACTGCCTCTAGGAGCACCATTTGATATGCCTGCAGGGGCCCTACTGGCCACACCCCAGTTTGAGATGCTCCAGAATCCCCTGAATCTGACAGGGACCCTTCGTGGTCCAGGCCGTAGAGGTGGCCGGGCCAGGGGTGGGCAAGGCCCCCGACCTAACATCTGCGGCATCTGTGGGAAGAGCTTTGGGCGAGGCTCTACCCTGATCCAGCACCAGCGCATCCATACCGGCGAGAAGCCTTACAAATGTGAGGTGTGCAGCAAGGCCTTTTCCCAGAGCTCTGACCTCATCAAACACCAGCGTACCCATACCGGCGAGCGGCCCTACAAGTGTCCCAGGTGCGGCAAGGCCTTCGCAGATAGCTCTTACCTTCTTCGTCACCAGCGCACCCACTCTGGCCAGAAGCCCTACAAGTGCCCACACTGTGGCAAGGCCTTCGGCGACAGCTCCTACCTCCTGCGGCACCAGCGCACCCACAGCCATGAGCGGCCCTACAGCTGCCCAGAGTGTGGCAAGTGCTATAGCCAGAACTCATCCCTGCGCAGCCACCAGAGAGTGCACACTGGGCAGCGGCCTTTCAGCTGCGGCATCTGTGGCAAGAGCTTCTCCCAACGCTCAGCACTTATCCCGCATGCCCGCAGCCATGCCCGGGAAAAGCCCTTCAAGTGCCCGGAGTGCGGCAAGCGCTTTGGCCAGAGCTCGGTTCTGGCCATTCATGCCCGCACCCATCTGCCAGGCCGCACATACAGCTGCCCCGACTGCGGCAAGACCTTCAACCGCTCCTCCACCCTCATTCAACACCAGCGCTCCCACACAGGCGAGAGGCCCTACCGCTGTGCTGTGTGCGGCAAGGGCTTCTGCCGCTCCTCCACGCTGCTGCAGCACCATCGCGTGCACAGTGGGGAGCGACCCTACAAGTGTGATGACTGTGGAAAGGCCTTCTCGCAGAGCTCTGACCTCATCCGCCACCAGCGGACCCACGCAGCCGGCCGGCGCTGA